In a single window of the Gadus macrocephalus chromosome 6, ASM3116895v1 genome:
- the LOC132459378 gene encoding C-C chemokine receptor type 3-like: protein MMTMTRNYDSFVGNTTELIPIDGLNLTTEYVGTVESTTDYFDYNDYSGEIGTCDYGGPATFYLPVLYSLLFILGISGNVLVVWVIVAGMRLRSMTDVCLLNLALADLLLLSSLPFLAHQARVHWSFGDAMCKVVLGTYHVGFYAGIFFIILMSVDRYLAIVHAIFARKMRTRSFGVLAAVVTWVAGLLASFPEVGFLRVQQYNNTMFCAPSYGNTSKDDGSNWWRVFGLLKMNILGLVIPFVFMTFCYSQIVRTLLSCQTSKRQAIRLIALVVCVFFCCWLPYNVTCFFYALELIGIYSSCNRSRHIRMVLQVTEVIAYCHSCINPMLYVFVGERFRRQLLKLISRSPCMLWPVVRRCILSQDRLRSSMYSQSTSLNERSTVV from the exons ATGATGACTATGACCAG GAATTATGATTCCTTCGTCGGGAATACAACAGAATTAATCCCCATTGACGGACTGAACTTGACTACTGAATATGTCGGTACAGTTGAATCCACCACTGATTACTTTGACTACAACGACTATTCCGGAGAAATAGGAACGTGCGACTACGGGGGGCCCGCAACCTTCTATCTACCGGTTCTGTACTCTCTCCTGTTCATCCTGGGCATCTCAGGAAACGTCCTGGTGGTGTGGGTGATCGTGGCTGGCATGCGGCTCCGCAGCATGACCGACGTCTGCCTTCTCAACCTGGCCCTCGCCGACCTTCTGCTACTCAGTTCCCTTCCCTTCCTGGCCCACCAAGCCAGAGTCCACTGGAGCTTTGGGGACGCCATGTGCAAGGTGGTGTTGGGAACCTACCATGTCGGTTTCTACGCTGGCATCTTTTTCATCATCCTCATGAGCGTCGACAGATACCTGGCGATAGTGCATGCCATTTTTGCCAGAAAGATGCGCACAAGGTCCTTTGGAGTATTGGCGGCCGTGGTGACATGGGTGGCTGGGCTCCTGGCCTCGTTCCCGGAGGTGGGCTTTCTACGAGTACAGCAGTATAACAACACCATGTTCTGTGCCCCTTCATATGGAAATACCTCCAAAGACGATGGCAGCAACTGGTGGAGGGTGTTTGGCCTGTTAAAAATGAACATCCTGGGTTTGGTGATTCCGTTTGTCTTCATGACCTTCTGCTACAGCCAGATCGTGCGGACGCTCCTGTCCTGTCAGACGTCCAAGAGGCAGGCCATTCGTTTGATCgcgttggtggtgtgtgtgttcttctgctGCTGGCTGCCCTACAATGTCACGTGCTTCTTTTATGCCTTAGAACTGATTGGCATCTACAGTTCGTGTAATAGAAGCCGTCACATACGGATGGTGTTGCAGGTGACGGAGGTGATCGCATACTGCCACAGCTGCATCAACCCCATGCTCTATGTGTTTGTCGGGGAGAGGTTCAGGAGGCAGCTGCTCAAGCTGATAAGCAGGTCCCCCTGCATGCTTTGGCCGGTGGTCAGGAGATGCATCCTGTCTCAGGACAGGCTCAGGAGCTCCATGTATTCACAGAGTACCAGCCTTAATGAGCGGTCCACAGTTGTGTGA